The Salvelinus namaycush isolate Seneca chromosome 28, SaNama_1.0, whole genome shotgun sequence genome contains a region encoding:
- the LOC120023530 gene encoding zinc finger protein 513-like isoform X1 codes for MPRRKQSNPQPVKLDGVECDPGCLVLDSDFLLSGELCEFGDTEIMGLDRDTALTVFSLSEESSSLPAPDDSTFPAFLSCKGCGQLIGADLDLGAGLHLGVGLYCTTCEEDVQSESHTALEDTSQGEESTPAVQSHAVQDRKRKRSKAGDEEDCMKVYTCSLCSFSSRYSNHLKRHMRTHDGEKPYRCPHCPYASTQRVNLQRHTRTHTGEKPYLCNACSYACSSLGNLRRHQRSHSQEPRAQRAHTLMRRSRRKHTHRGNAEVESTQSDALVSDLTVCVREGSDFLQNLEGVASPSSSPRLPPSAPLPDLLFPLCCRSCGLTLEGETEAEGRGQVCNKCSESLISKKPGSPSPTDTLQSGASKLYRCPLCPFLSLYPNHLARHAHTHSGEKPHRCPQCPYASAHLDNLKRHLRVHTGEKPYRCPKCSYACGNLANLRRHERIHSGAKPFHCSVCGYSCNQSMNLKRHMLRHTGEKPYGCAECDYTTGHWDNYKRHQRKHGHNTDSWDKHTHQDTAADSWDKHTNQDTAADSWDKHTNQDTAADSWDKHTNQDTAADSWDKHTHQDTAADSWDKHTPQDTAADSWDKHTNQDTAADSWDKHTHQDTAADSWDKHTHQDTTAADSEGWNTQEKTEKHTPPHTTDQLWVQETGKHSQGEV; via the exons ATGCCGAGGAGAAAACAGTCGAACCCACAGCCCGTGAAAT TAGACGGTGTGGAGTGTGATCCAGGATGCCTAGTTCTGGACAGTGACTTCCTGCTTAGTGGAGAGCTCTGTGAGTTTGGAGACACGGAGATCATGGGGCTGGACAGAGACACAG cTCTGACGGTGTTTTCTCTGAGTGAAGAAAGCTCCAGCCTTCCGGCTCCGGATGACTCCACCTTCCCAGCATTCCTCTCCTGTAAGGGGTGTGGTCAACTGATTGGGGCCGACCTTGACCTAGGAGCGGGACTACACTTGGGGGTGGGACTCTACTGCACGACCTGTGAGGAGGACGTCCAGTCGGAATCGCACACAGCCTTGGAGGACACCTCACAAGGGGAGGAGTCAACCCCAGCCGTCCAATCCCATGCGGTGCaagacaggaagaggaagagaagtaAGGCGGGTGATGAAGAAGACTGTATGAAGGTGTACACGTGCTCTCTGTGTAGTTTCTCCTCTCGCTACTCCAACCATCTAAAACGCCACATGAGAACGCATGAcggagagaagccttaccgctGTCCCCACTGCCCCTACGCCTCTACGCAGAGGGTCAACCTgcagagacacacacgcacacacaccgggGAGAAGCCCTACCTCTGCAACGCCTGCAGCTATGCCTGTAGTTCCCTGGGGAACCTGCGGAGGCACCAGCGCTCACACAGCCAGGAACCCCGGGCGCAACGTGCACACACACTGATGAGACGCAGCAGACGAAAACACACACACCGAGGAAACGCTGAGGTTGAGAGCACACAATcag ATGCCTTGGTGTCAGACCTGAccgtgtgtgtgagggagggctCTGATTTCCTCCAGAACCTAGAGGGGGtagcctctccctcctcctccccccgtcTCCCCCCCTCCGCTCCTCTccccgacctcctcttccccctctgctGTCGTTCCTGTGGCCTCACCctggaaggagagacagaggcgGAGGGCAGAGGGCAGGTGTGTAATAAATGTTCTGAGTCTCTCATCTCCAAGAAACCAGGGTCCCCCAGCCCCACTGACACACTCCAGTCAGGGGCCAGCAAGCTGTACCGCTGTCCTCTCtgccccttcctctccctctaccccaaCCACCTGGCCCGACACGCCCACACCCACAGCGGGGAGAAGCCCCACCGCTGTCCCCAGTGCCCCTACGCCTCGGCCCACCTAGACAACCTGAAACGCCACCTCCGGGTCCACacgggggagaagccttaccgctGTCCCAAGTGCTCCTACGCCTGCGGGAACCTGGCCAACCTGAGGCGCCATGAGAGGATTCACTCTGGAGCCAAGCCGTTCCACTGCTCTGTGTGTGGCTACAGCTGTAACCAGAGTATGAACCTGAAGAGACACATGCTGAGACACACGGGGGAGAAGCCGTATGGCTGTGCTGAGTGTGACTACACTACGGGACACTGGGACAACTACAAACGCCATCAGAGGAAACACGGACACAACACCGACAgctgggacaaacacacacaccaggacaCTGCAGCAGACAGCTGGGACAAACACACAAACCAGGACACTGCAGCAGACAGCTGGGACAAACACACAAACCAGGACACTGCAGCAGACAGCTGGGACAAACACACAAACCAGGACACTGCAGCAGACAgctgggacaaacacacacaccaggacaCTGCAGCAGACAGCTGGGACAAACACACACCCCAGGACACTGCAGCAGACAGCTGGGACAAACACACAAACCAGGACACTGCAGCAGACAgctgggacaaacacacacaccaggacaCTGCAGCAGACAgctgggacaaacacacacaccaggacaCTACAGCAGCAGACAGCGAGGGCTGGAACACACAGGAGAAAACGGAGaaacacacaccaccacatacCACAGACCAACTCTGGGTTCAAGAGACAGGGAAGCATAGCCAAGGAGAGGTGTAG
- the LOC120023530 gene encoding zinc finger protein 513-like isoform X2, with the protein MPRRKQSNPQPVKYGVECDPGCLVLDSDFLLSGELCEFGDTEIMGLDRDTALTVFSLSEESSSLPAPDDSTFPAFLSCKGCGQLIGADLDLGAGLHLGVGLYCTTCEEDVQSESHTALEDTSQGEESTPAVQSHAVQDRKRKRSKAGDEEDCMKVYTCSLCSFSSRYSNHLKRHMRTHDGEKPYRCPHCPYASTQRVNLQRHTRTHTGEKPYLCNACSYACSSLGNLRRHQRSHSQEPRAQRAHTLMRRSRRKHTHRGNAEVESTQSDALVSDLTVCVREGSDFLQNLEGVASPSSSPRLPPSAPLPDLLFPLCCRSCGLTLEGETEAEGRGQVCNKCSESLISKKPGSPSPTDTLQSGASKLYRCPLCPFLSLYPNHLARHAHTHSGEKPHRCPQCPYASAHLDNLKRHLRVHTGEKPYRCPKCSYACGNLANLRRHERIHSGAKPFHCSVCGYSCNQSMNLKRHMLRHTGEKPYGCAECDYTTGHWDNYKRHQRKHGHNTDSWDKHTHQDTAADSWDKHTNQDTAADSWDKHTNQDTAADSWDKHTNQDTAADSWDKHTHQDTAADSWDKHTPQDTAADSWDKHTNQDTAADSWDKHTHQDTAADSWDKHTHQDTTAADSEGWNTQEKTEKHTPPHTTDQLWVQETGKHSQGEV; encoded by the exons ATGCCGAGGAGAAAACAGTCGAACCCACAGCCCGTGAAAT ACGGTGTGGAGTGTGATCCAGGATGCCTAGTTCTGGACAGTGACTTCCTGCTTAGTGGAGAGCTCTGTGAGTTTGGAGACACGGAGATCATGGGGCTGGACAGAGACACAG cTCTGACGGTGTTTTCTCTGAGTGAAGAAAGCTCCAGCCTTCCGGCTCCGGATGACTCCACCTTCCCAGCATTCCTCTCCTGTAAGGGGTGTGGTCAACTGATTGGGGCCGACCTTGACCTAGGAGCGGGACTACACTTGGGGGTGGGACTCTACTGCACGACCTGTGAGGAGGACGTCCAGTCGGAATCGCACACAGCCTTGGAGGACACCTCACAAGGGGAGGAGTCAACCCCAGCCGTCCAATCCCATGCGGTGCaagacaggaagaggaagagaagtaAGGCGGGTGATGAAGAAGACTGTATGAAGGTGTACACGTGCTCTCTGTGTAGTTTCTCCTCTCGCTACTCCAACCATCTAAAACGCCACATGAGAACGCATGAcggagagaagccttaccgctGTCCCCACTGCCCCTACGCCTCTACGCAGAGGGTCAACCTgcagagacacacacgcacacacaccgggGAGAAGCCCTACCTCTGCAACGCCTGCAGCTATGCCTGTAGTTCCCTGGGGAACCTGCGGAGGCACCAGCGCTCACACAGCCAGGAACCCCGGGCGCAACGTGCACACACACTGATGAGACGCAGCAGACGAAAACACACACACCGAGGAAACGCTGAGGTTGAGAGCACACAATcag ATGCCTTGGTGTCAGACCTGAccgtgtgtgtgagggagggctCTGATTTCCTCCAGAACCTAGAGGGGGtagcctctccctcctcctccccccgtcTCCCCCCCTCCGCTCCTCTccccgacctcctcttccccctctgctGTCGTTCCTGTGGCCTCACCctggaaggagagacagaggcgGAGGGCAGAGGGCAGGTGTGTAATAAATGTTCTGAGTCTCTCATCTCCAAGAAACCAGGGTCCCCCAGCCCCACTGACACACTCCAGTCAGGGGCCAGCAAGCTGTACCGCTGTCCTCTCtgccccttcctctccctctaccccaaCCACCTGGCCCGACACGCCCACACCCACAGCGGGGAGAAGCCCCACCGCTGTCCCCAGTGCCCCTACGCCTCGGCCCACCTAGACAACCTGAAACGCCACCTCCGGGTCCACacgggggagaagccttaccgctGTCCCAAGTGCTCCTACGCCTGCGGGAACCTGGCCAACCTGAGGCGCCATGAGAGGATTCACTCTGGAGCCAAGCCGTTCCACTGCTCTGTGTGTGGCTACAGCTGTAACCAGAGTATGAACCTGAAGAGACACATGCTGAGACACACGGGGGAGAAGCCGTATGGCTGTGCTGAGTGTGACTACACTACGGGACACTGGGACAACTACAAACGCCATCAGAGGAAACACGGACACAACACCGACAgctgggacaaacacacacaccaggacaCTGCAGCAGACAGCTGGGACAAACACACAAACCAGGACACTGCAGCAGACAGCTGGGACAAACACACAAACCAGGACACTGCAGCAGACAGCTGGGACAAACACACAAACCAGGACACTGCAGCAGACAgctgggacaaacacacacaccaggacaCTGCAGCAGACAGCTGGGACAAACACACACCCCAGGACACTGCAGCAGACAGCTGGGACAAACACACAAACCAGGACACTGCAGCAGACAgctgggacaaacacacacaccaggacaCTGCAGCAGACAgctgggacaaacacacacaccaggacaCTACAGCAGCAGACAGCGAGGGCTGGAACACACAGGAGAAAACGGAGaaacacacaccaccacatacCACAGACCAACTCTGGGTTCAAGAGACAGGGAAGCATAGCCAAGGAGAGGTGTAG